The genomic window GGCGACGTTCGTGGTGTTCGTTTACGGCGTGTTCGCGCTGGGGTGGGATTTCTCGCAGATGGCGGCCATCTTCTTCGTGATGGGCGTGCTGGCGGGGATCGTGGGCGGGCTGGGCGTGGGCGGCACCGCAGAATCGTTCGTGGACGGCTTCCGGGCGATGGCGTATGCGGGGCTGCTGATCGGCTTCGCGCGGGCGATCACCGTGGTCCTGGAGCACGGCAAGGTGGTGGACACGGTGGTGAACGCGCTCTTCACGCCACTGGCGCACGTTCCCGTGCTCGCGTCGGCGGGGGGGATGATGCTGGTGCACACGCTGGTGCACTTCCCCGTCCCCAGCGCCAGCGGGCAGGCGGTGCTGACCATGCCGGTGCTCGTTCCCCTGGCCGACCTGCTGGGGATGGCGCGGCAGGTGGTGGTGCTCGCCTACCAGTACGGCGCGGGGATGTGTGAGATGGTGACGCCCACCAACGGCGCGCTGATGGCCATCCTGGCCGCGACCGGGGTGCCCTACGAGAAGTGGATGAAGATGATCCTCCCGCTCTGGGCGGCGCTCTTCGCGCTGGGATTCATCGCCGTCGCCGTGGCGATCGCCACCGGGCTGCGGTGACGCGCTGCCCGCGAGCGGCGGGCGGACCGGCCCGGACGCCGGACTGAGTGGCGCGGGTGCGGGCAGAACACACATGCTTAACAGGTAGACCGGGAGCCACCAGTCACCGCGGATCCGCTCCCGACCTACCCTGCTCCTTCTGAAGCGACACGGGCAAGTTCCTGTGTCGCTTGTGTTTTTCTCCGCACGACCTCAGCCCGCAAAATCCGCCGCGGCAGGCGAATCCCGGTAAGTCTGGCGGAAGAGCTTTACATCTCTCCTTAACAGTTTTAACATTAATTAGGTCTCGTTCTGTTGTATCTGTTAACCTGCACCCCGGAGGTTCCCCATGACCTGTGTCGACACTCCCTACCCGTGTGACGTGCACGAGTACGCGCTCAAGGGGCCGCAGGTAGAGCCGCTGTCGAGCTTCTGGAACCACTGCCCGCAGCTGCGGCTGGTTTCCATCCGGGAGCTCCTCGCCATCACCGACGACCCGGCCAACCCCGGCTACTTCCCGCCGTACCCGGACCCCTGCACCACCGAGGGGAAGGACATCATCCAGAAGGAGATCGAGGAGCTGCTGACGCTGCAGAAGCTGCGCGACGAGCCGTGCAGCCTGGTGAACCCCACCGGCGGATGCCCCATCCTGACCGAGTGGCCGTGCAAGCCCATCGAGAAGCTGCCGATGGCGTTCGGGTGCCGCGCGCCCATCAGCCGGCTGCTGAACCTGCAGCCGCCCCCGCTGGGTGCCGTGGAGGTCACGCGCCTGCCCGGCCAGCAGGTCATCCGCACCGGCCGCGGCCTGGCCCGCGCGTTCGAGAACGAGACGCCGGGGCTGTTCCACCGGCACGCGCTGAACTACCTGATCACCACGCGCACCTGGAGTCCGCCGCGGCAGGCGCTGATCTGGGCGGCGCTCGACGTGGCCATCGCCAGCGCGCTGCAGGCGGCGTGGTACTACAAGTGGCTGAGCCCGCGCCCGCTCACCTCGCGCCGCGAGCGGCCCGTGGAGTTCGCCGCGCGCAACGGCATTGCCTTCAACGTGCTGTTCGACCGGCCCGACGAGCTGAACCCCAACTACTACACCTGCCCGGACGCCCGCCCCTGCGCGCCGAACCCGGCGTTCAGCCCCGGCACGCCGCGGCACCCGGCGTATCCGTCGGGCCACAGC from Longimicrobium sp. includes these protein-coding regions:
- a CDS encoding vanadium-dependent haloperoxidase — translated: MTCVDTPYPCDVHEYALKGPQVEPLSSFWNHCPQLRLVSIRELLAITDDPANPGYFPPYPDPCTTEGKDIIQKEIEELLTLQKLRDEPCSLVNPTGGCPILTEWPCKPIEKLPMAFGCRAPISRLLNLQPPPLGAVEVTRLPGQQVIRTGRGLARAFENETPGLFHRHALNYLITTRTWSPPRQALIWAALDVAIASALQAAWYYKWLSPRPLTSRRERPVEFAARNGIAFNVLFDRPDELNPNYYTCPDARPCAPNPAFSPGTPRHPAYPSGHSTYSGAASTILGFFFGNDATPPVLGNCVAGTTIGQEVRNMADNIGMARLWAGVHWRSDHEAGLKLGQVVACLVLRQLASICGGAFELCAPSQPVLPQCKCDDQVNPCPDDPPYPCDKLKQLAQECIDRCPPCGTSLDVFPEPCGPVVQAAAVDATGAPATASAPQTGA